The genomic window GTTATTGTCCAAGACATATTTAAATTCCAATACCATATTGTCGTAGCCATTCACCTTAGCACTCACTTCGTCTAAGAGCGTTTGGGCTTCAGGATCTCGGTTTTGTGCTTGACACATACCGATGCTCATGGTTAATATTAATACTAATAAATTTTTCATTTGTTTATACTTATTGCTTTTTAACGGTCAAATGTTTTCGCTATTCATTATTCTATTGAGCAATGATTCTTTGGACACGCTCGGTTCATATTTTTATGTAATTTCTTGATCTAATAATTGATTTAGGGCTAGAAAGTCGGGGACAAGTACTTGCCGTGCTTTACTGCCTTCAAACGGGCCAACAATTCCAGCGGCTTCTAGTTGGTCAATCAATCGCCCAGCTCTGTTGTATCCTAGTTTTAATTTACGTTGTAATAACGAAGCCGATCCTTGTTGAGCGGTTACAATCACTTCGGCAGCTTCTCTAAACAATTGATCTCTTTCGTTGATATTGTTATCAAGACTTGTGCCAGACTCTTCACTCACGTATTCTGGTAACAAATAAGCACTCGGATAGGCTTTTTGAGATCCAATATAATCGGTTAGTTTTTCTACTTCTGGTGTATCTACAAAAGCACATTGAATACGGACCATATCGTTTCCTTGGGTGTATAATAAATCTCCACGTCCTATCAACTGATCCGCTCCTGAACTGTCTAAAATGGTTCTAGAATCAATTTTTGAAGTCACTCTAAATGCAATACGCGCTGGGAAATTCGCTTTGATAATTCCTGTAATTACATTCACCGATGGGCGTTGAGTAGCTACAATCAAATGGATTCCAATCGCTCTGGCCAACTGTGCCAATCGGGCAATAGGCGTTTCAACTTCCTTACCAGCAGTCATAATTAAATCGGCAAATTCATCAACGACCAAAACGATATAAGGCAAAAACTTATGCCCATCGTTCGGGTTCAGTTTTCGTGCCTTAAATTTTTCGTTGTATTCTTTAATATTTCTACAAAACGCATTTTTAAGCATCTCATAACGATTGTCCATTTCAATACACAACGAGTTCAAAGTATTGATCACCTTGGTGTTATCAGTAATGATGGCATCCTCACTATCAGGAAGTTTTGCTAAATAATGACGTTCAATTTTATTAAAAAGTGTCAGTTCTACTTTCTTTGGATCGACCAAAACAAACTTAACCTCTGCGGGGTGTTTTTTGTACAATAAAGAGGTAAGAACTGCATTCAGTCCTACCGATTTTCCTTGACCAGTTGCACCCGCCATAAGTAGGTGAGGCATTTTAGCTAAATCCACGACAAAGGTTTCATTGCTAATTGTTTTTCCCAAAGCGATCGGAAGTTCCATTTCTGATTTTTGAAACTTCTGAGAGGCAATGACAGAATGCATAGATACAATCGTTGCATTTTTGTTTGGCACTTCAATACCAATTGTTCCTCGACCAGGAATTGGTGCAATAATTCGAATGCCCAATGCTGAAAGTGAAAGTGCAATATCGTCTTCTAAATTCTTTATTTTTGAGATACGCACTCCAGCTTCTGGAATGATTTCATATAATGTAACCGTTGGTCCAATCGTTGCTTTGATATTTGCAATCCCAATTTTATAATTGCTGAGCGTCTCAACAATTTTATTTTTATTTTCTTCTAGCTCTTCTTGATTGATGGTAATCCCTTCAGTATCGTACTTTTTAAGTAAATCTAAAGAAGGAAATTTAAACTTTGATAACTCCAACGTAGGATCAACCTCCCCAAAGTCTTCCACTAATTTTGCAGCAAGGTTATCGGTTTCAGACACCTCTTCAACACTGGCTTCAATTTTCATTTCTAAGGGCACTTCTTCTTGTTCTTCCTCTTCCTCGATACTGGGCTCTTCTGTAGGAGTATTCACTTCTAAAGTACTCGAAGAATCAATACTTGAATGGTTTGAAATTGTAGGTTCTAGGTTTTCTAAAGGAACTTCAAATGATGATTTTATAGGTTCATTTTCTTCAGTTCCGAGATCATCAACTAAAGAGTTAGAAGGTTGGTCTTCTTCAGATAATTCAGATTTAAGTTCGTTTTTAGTCCGTACAAAGAGGCGTGCAATTTGCTGTGGCCCGACCTTGAAACGCAAGGCGATGTACACAATAAAACAAAACAGCAATAATAGGGCAGTTCCTATTTTTCCTACATAGTCTTGTAGTAATATATTTAATTCAAATCCAATGACGCCTCCTAATTTTGGAGCCGTTTCAAATGCAAATCCAAATAACATAGATCCCCAAATAATCACAAGCGTTCCCCAGAACCAATTTCGCCATAAGCGTTTTTTGGAGGAGTTTGCCAATACTGAAATCCCGGATAGAAATAACAATCCAGAGAATATAAATGAAGAGATTCCAAATCCTTTGTATATAAGCAATTGACTGATCCAAGCACCTACTTTGCTAAGCCAGTTGTTGGTTTCTACAGTTCGGTTGGTGAAGTCGCCTAGAACACTTTGGTCACTTTCTCCCGTAAACAAATAGGAGAGGAGGGATATAAATAATAAGATTCCAAGAATTACTAAAAAACTCCCAAGCACCAATCGTTGAGAATTTGTGAGGGTGAAATTAAGTTTTGAGAACCGTTTTTGGGTAGTTTTAGTTGTTGATTTTCTAGCCATTGCTCTTTCGGAGGTTTTAACAAAAATACAAATTACTTGCGTTTATCCTATCAATGGACACTGTTTTGTTTTTAACAATATTTCACACCTAATTTATTTAAGGAATTGGTTTTTTATGGCTTGGGTTTTAAACGATTCGATTGAATGATAAGAACCGTAACTCCAAATATAACGATCCCACAGATTACGTATAAATGTGTTTTTTCGTCGATGGTTAAAAGCGATAGAATCCCTTCAACAATGAGAACGCTGAGCCCTGTTAAGACTAAATACTTTCGGGCGACCTGCGTTAGTTTGTCCATGTCTATTTTCTCTTTTTCTTCTTTTGATAGGGTGTTGTAACCAGCAATCAAATCAGAGTTATTCTTAACAAGAATTCCTGTTAAAATTAAAATCATTCCAGTAATTAGACTTCCATAGATTATAATACAATAATTAATTAGCACTCAAATTTAATAATTCAACTTCACAAAACTGTTTATATTTATGTAAATTTGAGCTTGAATATTATATTATGGAAAAAGACTTAGGGGACTACCGCAAATCCTACGATAAAGGAGCACTATTAGAAACAGCTATTTCAGACAATCCGATGGAATTGTTTCAGAAGTGGTTTCATGAAGTGGATGCGCATTTCCATCAAGACGAAACCAATGCCATGACCATTTCAACACTCGGGTTGGATGGCTACCCTAAAAACAGAGTTGTACTGTTGAAGAAATATACTTTTGAAGGCTTTATTTTTTATACAAATTACGAAAGCGAAAAAGGAAAAGCAATCACTGCCAATCCAAATGTCTGTCTCTCGTTTCATTGGGCAGCTGCCGAACGTCAGGTGATTATTAAAGGAACTGCCGAAAAAATAGCGGATAATCTTAGTGACGGCTATTTTGAATCGCGACCGAAAGGAAGTCAATTGGGAGCAATTGCCTCAAATCAAAGTTCTGTAATAGAGAATAGAGAAGTGTTGGAAACAAAATTAAAATCCTTAGAATCAGAATACGAAACCAAAGATATTCCCCGTCCTGAATTTTGGGGTGGATTTATGGTCAAGCCAATAGAAATTGAGTTTTGGCAGGGCAGAGCCAACCGACTTCATGACCGCATTCGTTACCAATTACAAGAAGACTATTCTTGGAAAATAGACCGTTTATCCCCTTAAATATGAAATCAATTGTTTTTATACGTCACGCAAAATCGTCCTGGAAATTCCGACTTGCAGACGAAAAGCGACCGCTCAATAAACGAGGGTTGTTTGATGCCGAATTTATGTCGTCTTTAGATATTGTAAAATCATTCCAACCCGATGCTGTGTTTTGTAGTACTGCGAAACGCACCCGAGAAACCTGTGATTTTTTCTTAAAATATGCTGTATCTACAGAAACACAAGTGCATTATTCAGATCAGTTGTACGATTTTAGTGGGCCAGGTTTAGAAGCATTTATCAACACGATCGATGCGAGTGTATCGAACGTCTTTATTTTTGGTCATAACAACGCATTAACAGCCATTGTAAATACTAAAGGTGATCAGTATATAGAAAATATTCCTACCTGTGGAATTGTTAAAATTAATTTCAAAACCAACCGATGGAGTGAGTGTTCAAATGGGGTTGTGGAATATAAGTTATTTCCTAAAAATCTAAATCCTTAAAAGTAGAACTACCCGTGAATGGATTCGGTGACGCTTAATGTTTTCATAATCTCTGCTTCGAATTCTAAGAGAGCCTCCCATTTTTGATCCACTTCTTTGCGCTCGCCATATTGTCTTGCAAATCCTAAAAATGAGCTGTAATGATTCGCTTCGCTAATCATTAATTTTCTGTAAAATTTAGCAAGTTTCTTATCTTCTAAATGTTCAGACAACAGTCGGAAGCGTTCACAGCTCCTGGCTTCAATCAACGCTGCCAAAAGTAAACGATGTACCAATTGTGTGGTGCGACTGCCTCCTTTTGGGAAAAACTGCAATAGTTTTGACACATAGGCATCTTTTCGATCGCGCCCTAAAGTGAAGCCACGCTCTAAGATGAGATCGTGCACCATTTTGAAATGACTCATTTCCTCTTCTACCAAAGCAATCATTTCTTGCACCAACTCCGTATATTCAGGGAAACTCACAATTAATGAAATGGCAGTACTGGCCGCTTTTTGTTCACAAAAGGCATGGTCCGATAAAATTTCTTCTAAATTCTTTTCAGCGATGTTTACCCATCTCGGGTCTGACGGTAACTTTAGTCCAAGCATAAATTATAAATCTAAATCAAAGGTTTTACGTAAAAGCTCAACGTGTATGTTTTTCTCTACTAATTTTTGATACTTATCTTCTGGAGTGTATGCATATTGTTTCTCCAGGGTTTCATTGACAATGATGTCTAACGAAATTGAGAAATTATTAACGGCTTTTCGTAAGTATTGTAACAACTCAAATTGCTGACGTTCCACTTCGATTTTATTGGTGGTATTTGGAAACTCCAATCGAATGGTATTTTCGTTGATGAGTTTTGGCGTATCAATCTGAAGAATTGCTGCTAAATTGTATTTTCCGTCCGCTTCTAATTTCGTTACAAAAATATTCCAAAATTTGATAAGCGTTTCTAAGGTAAACGCATCGTTTGGCAGATCTTCTTCATCAACCGTGACTTCCATCAGTTTAATTTGGTGCTCCTTTTTCTTTCGAATGCTACTGAGCGACAGTCCAGAAGTGGGGCGTTGTGTGCTACTAATGACGGGGATGGGTAATTCCTTTTTAGGATAGGGAGTTTTTGGCTCCTCTACTTTTTCAGCAACCGCTGGAATTTCTTTCGCTGGGTATTTCGAAGGTTCTTGAGTTGGTGTTTCTGGAGCCACAACCGGTCGAGTGACTTTAACTTCAGGAATGTTATTGGATCTGAAGTAAGATGCGGGAATTATGAATCCGCTAGGCTTTTTTTTTTCTCCATCAAAAGTGATAGAGGCAAGCTGCATGAGACAAAGTTCGACCAACAGTCGCTGGTTTTTACTCGTTTTATATTTCAGATCACAATCGTTTGCAAGTTCAATACCTTGAATCAAAAAGGCTTGTGAGGTGATCTCCGATTGTGTTTTATAGATGGCTTTTGTATCATCGCCCACTTCTAACAATTCAATAGTTTGAGGTGTTTTAGAAACCAATAAATCTCTAAAATGAGATGCCAAGCCTGTTATAAAATGTTGACCATCAAATCCTTTGGAAAGGATATGGTTAAAATGCAATAGTAAATCTGGAATTTTATTGGCTAAAATTAAATCAGTGGCTTCAAAAAAGGTGTCGTAATCTAAAACGTTTAGATTTTCTGTGACCGCTTGACGGGTTAGGTTTTTACCAGAAAAACTAACAACTCTGTCAAATATCGAAAGGGCATCTCTCATGGCGCCATCTGCTTTTTGAGCGATGATGTGTAAGGCATCATCTTCTGCAGTAATTCCTTGTTCTTCAGCAATGATCTTCAAATAATTTTTAGCGTCTGTGACCGTAATTCTTTTAAAATCAAAAATCTGACAACGCGATAAAATCGTTGGAATGATCTTGTGCTTTTCAGTAGTCGCTAAAATAAAAATACAATGTTTTGGGGGCTCTTCTAAGGTCTTTAGAAAGGCATTAAAAGCCGAAGGCGATAACATATGTACTTCATCAATGATATATACTTTGTAGTTTCCTACCTGTGGGGGAATCCGAACTTGATCTGTAAGACTTCTAATATCATCTACAGAATTGTTAGAGGCAGCATCTAATTCAAAAATATTAAAGGCGAAATCTTCATTTTTATGTTCAGCACCTTCACTGTTAATCATTTTGGCAAGAATCCGCGCGCAAGTGGTTTTACCAACGCCTCTCGGACCTGTAAACAGCAAAGCTTGTGCGAGGTGATTTTGATCAATGGCGTTTTTTAGCGTATTGGTAATTGCAGACTGACCCACTACATCTTTAAATGTTTGAGGTCTGTATTTTAATGCCGATACAATAAATGGTTCCATAAAAATCTTATTGAAACAAATTTAAATATTCATGGCCGATTGCCTAAATTAAACCCTGTAAAATTAAAAGGAGTTATTAACAATTTATGTATTTTTGCCGCAAAGCAGATCGCCTTATCGCTGTTCGTTTTAAACGAAGGGAGGAAAGTCCGGACACCATAGTGTATTATAGTGGCTAACGGCCACCAGTCGTAAGGCTAGGAAAAGTGCAACAGAAAGAATGTACAGGTTAAGCTGTAGTGAAACCAGGTAAACTCTATAAGGTGCAATGTCATGTATATCAGTGCTTGAGCGCGACACGTGCGATGCTGAAGGGTAGGCAGCTAAAGTTTACTGGCAACAGTAAACGTAGATAAATGATAAGGGTCACATTTTGTGTGATACAGGATCCGGCTTATAGATCTGCTTTTTTTTAATTTTCGAAAAAACTAAACCGATTTCCACCGTAACCTTTCACTTCTGAGAATTGAGGTGCAGAAGACAAATCTGTTTGTTTGGAATGTTCTACAATCAGTACACCATCTTCCTCTAAGAGTTCGTTTTGAAACACAAGCTCTACAATTTTTAAAAACTTTTCATGTTCTAGCTCATAAGGAGGATCGGCAAAAATAATCGTTTGGGGTTGTTTTGTTTTTTCTAAAAAGCCAAAGACTTCTGCTTTTACCACTTGGATAGGCATTTCAAATTCTTCGGAGGTTTGCGAAATAAATTTTGTACAATGAAAGTTTTGATCGACCGCCACAATGGATTCCGTCCCTCTTGAAGCAAATTCATAGCTAATATTTCCGGTGCCCGAAAATAAATCTAATACCGAGATATCATGAAAATGATAGCGATGGTTGAGGATGTTAAACAACGCTTCTTTGGCCATATCGGTGGTGGGACGCACGGGTAATTTTTTTGGTGCCATAATTCGTCTGGCCTTGAATATTCCTGATATGATTCGCATTATAAGCTGTTTAGGAGTGTAAAATGTTTAGAACTAGCATCGTTGCTGTAAAGCATTGCATCTTCATGTAAAAGACTGACGTGCCTTACATACTTGTATGCAATCTGATAGAGGTCGTCATTTTCATCAACAGAGCCCATTAAGATTGCTGGAAATTCTTCGGGATTCAGTTGTAATTGTTCCGCTGTAAATAAAAGGTAATAAATAAAATCTTCTTTAGTACTGTACTCAAAACGGTTGTAAAACTTTAAATGATTGTTTTCAACCACAATAATTTCAAAATGAGAGGTCTCAATATTGAGATACATTTTCAAGGATTTTGAATTTTTTTCAAGTGTCAACACGCGGTTTAATGTAATGGTGGCACTGTGCTTGTATTCAAAACTTCCAAAACGCTCAAATATAAAATTGTTGATATTTACGAGTGGTACATATACAACCACTATATCTGCAATTTTCAGAGGATCATACGTGATGAAATCTGTTTTTAATATTTTGGTATTAAATTTTAGATAATCGACTAGGTTCGTTTCATCAAACAAAGGCTTAGGAACAAGGGTCGCTAATTCATTGTCGTGAATGACGGTCACCTTGCCGAATTGTTTTTGAAGCTCTTCTAGACTGTTAAAACTATGGGTGAGTTGATCTAAAAGGGCTTGAGGGGTTTGTTTCTTATCAAAATTCACCGACTCTAAAAATTCAATTTTCGAGTCCATTAAGTTTAAAACAAAAAAAGAAAGTCCATTCAAGTTTACTTGAATGGACAATTCATATATGGAGTCTGATATGTTATTGTTCTTTAGAATAATTTTTTGGCCAGTTTCCATTTGTATTTATTTCTTCCATAGACCCTACCTTTAGGCTCGGTCCATTCACACCTTCTACAGATTTGACTTCAGATTCAAGATCTACTAAGTTCTTATCTTGGTCAAATAAAATTACTTTTTTAGAAACAGAGGCTTCAAACACAGGAATGTTCACTCCGTTTTGTTCCAAAAGACCTGCTTTTAATTCAAATTTTTGTCCATCTTCTAAGGTAGGAATGTTCATCATTGTTTTGTATCGAGGATCCGCTCCAAACAAGGAGTCTCTTACAGGAACAAAGCCTAGTGTGTCAATAATGACAATATCTTTAGGCGTATCAACTCCGTAAATACGTGTCAATTCTTTGTCAATGATCGTGGAATCTCTTCGTTGTGTGATTGTGAATTTTTCATTTTCAATGAATTTCACTAAGCTATCCCAATTTGCTTCAAATTGACCAGTCACAGTTCTGTGTGCTAATTCGGCATCTCTAATATCTTTTAGATTTTCGATAACCACCTTGTAGCGTTTTTCTTTTAGTTGATTGAATTGAATTTCACCATAGACAGACATAATGGTGATGTACCCTAAATAAATGATGAGTCCCCAGAGGCCAACAAGAATAAATGGTTTGTATTTTTTTGGGACGTTTTTATCAATTAGATAAACAATTCCAATGGTCAGTAAAATGACGGCAACGATTATTAAAAAAATTATCATAGTTTTATAAATTGTTATGAGACACTACAAATCTACAATTTTTTTTTATTCAATAAAGTGAATGTTACAAAAAATCATTTCTATATTTGAATAAAAATATATCTGCTATACAATCGAATGGATAAAAATGACTTTTATAAACTACTAAAAACCAGTTTTCCTTTTACGCCAACGGTTAAGCAAAACATTGGATTACAGCAACTTTCTAACTTTGTTTTTAGTACGGTTGCCAATGAACTCTTTGTTTTAAAAGGCTATGCTGGTACTGGAAAAACAACAATTATTGGAGTGCTTGTAAAAAACTTATGGGAAGTTCAAAAAAATGCTGTTTTATTGGCGCCAACAGGACGTGCAGCTAAGGTGATTAGCAACTATTCACAAAAAGAAGCGTTTACCATTCATAAGAAAATTTATGTGCCACGTTCCGAAAAAAACGGTAAAATTTCTTTTGTACTGGCGCCTAACAAGCACAAAAAGACCATTTTTATTGTGGATGAAGCCTCTATGATCTCAGATATTTCCAATCAAGCAAAGTTATTTGGAACGGGGTCGTTGTTGGACGATTTGATTCAATATGTGTATTCTGGCTTTCAGTGTAAGTTGTTGTTAATTGGTGATACCGCACAGTTGCCACCTGTGAAACTCGATTTGAGTCCTGCGTTAAATGAATCTAACTTAGAGCTCAACTACAATAAAGAAGTTCTCCGTCTAGAGTTGGACGAAGTGGTGAGGCAAGGGGAAGATTCTGGGATTTTATTCAATGCCACGCATTTGAGGGAAGCCATCTCAAATTCGTACTTTGATTCTTTTGAATTCAACCTTAAAGGGTTCAAAGATATTGTGCGTTTGAATGATGGTTATGAGATTATGGATGCTATTAACGATGCTTATAGCAACTTAGGGAATGAAGAAACGGCTTTAATAGTGCGCTCTAATAAACGAGCAAACCTCTATAATGAGCAAATTCGTTCTCGGATTTTGTTTAATGAAAATGAATTGACAGCGGGCGATTTTTTAATGATTGTTAAAAATAATTACTTTTGGTTAAAGCCTACAAGTGCAGCTGGGTTTATAGCCAATGGGGATATTATAGAAGTTTTGGAAGTTTTTAGTGTTAAAGAATTATATGGTTTTCGGTTTGCAGAAGTTAAAATCCGAATGGTAGATTATCCTAAAATGCGCCCATTTGAAACCGTTTTAATGTTAGATACCATCACCTTAGAAACCCCTTCTTTGCCCTATGAAGAGTCCAATAAATTATATCAAGAAATACTAAAAGATTTTGAAGATGAACCCTCTTCTTATAAAAAGTTTTTAGGCGTTAAAAAGAGTAAATACCTCAATTCACTCCAAGTGAAATTTTCGTATGCGATTACCTGTCACAAATCGCAAGGGGGGCAGTGGAATACCGTATTTGTAGAGCAGCCTTATTTACCAAATGGTATCGATCGTGACTACTTGCGTTGGCTTTATACAGCAATGACGCGTGCCAAAGAAAAACTATATCTAATTGGTTTTCAAGATGATTATTTTGAAGATTAAAGACGATTCCTTTAAATAAATTCTCAAAAAAATATTGTATTTTTGTTCATTAATTAATCTTAAGCTAAATGAAAATAATTGCCATGATTCCTGCGCGTTACGACTCATCTCGTTTTCCTGGAAAACTTATGCAAAATCTAGGAGGGAAGAGTGTCATTCTTCGTACCTATGAGGCTACAATGGAAACAAATTTATTTAGCGATGTCTATGTAGTGACCGACAGTGAGATTATTTCACAGGAAATTAAAAGTCACGGCGGAAAAGTTTTCATGAGCCAAAAAATACATGAATCAGGAAGTGATCGTATTGCCGAAGCTGCGGAAGCGATTGATTGTGATATTGTGGTCAATGTGCAAGGAGATGAACCTTTTACAGACAAAGAGAGTTTGATAAAAGTCTTAGATGAATTTGAAAATGATTCTGAAAATGAAATTGATTTAGCCTCTTTAATGATCCATATTACAGATGCTGAAGAAATTCTGAATAGAAACTCTGTTAAAGTAATCGTTGATCAACGTAATTTCGCTCTCTATTTTTCAAGAAGTCCCATTCCTTATTCCAGAGATAAAACAGTAGATACTAAGTATTTTAAACATAAAGGTGTGTATGCTTTTAGAAAACAAGCCTTACTTGATTTCACAAAACTTCCCATGAAAATGTTGGAGGCTTCTGAAAAAATAGAATGCATTCGTTATTTAGAGTTTGGGAAAAAAATAAAAATGGTGGAAACAGATATTCACGGCATTGAAATTGACACTCCCGAAGATTTGATAAACGCCAATAAACATTGGAAAACGAATTAATTAAGAAGAATAATATTGAAAAAATTAGATATAAGCGCTTGGAATCGCAAACACCATTTTAATCATTTTAATGCATTAGCAGATCCTTATTTTGGGGTGACGATTCCTTTTGATGTGTCTAAAGCCTACAAAAAATCAAAGGACACGGGTTCTAGTTTTTTTGCGATCTATCTTCACGACTGTATGAAAGCGATTAATGCAGTTGAAAATTTTAAATATAGAATTATAGACGACGAAGTATTTGAATGCGATGTCATACACGCTTCTTCAACCATTCTAAGAGCTGATAAAACCTTTGGTTTTAGCTATATCAATTTTTCAGAAAACTTTGAAGAATTTAACACCAATTTACTGAAAGAAAAACAACGCATTGATGAATCTTCGGAACTTTACCCCCCAGTTTATGGTTTAGATTGTATCCATTGTTCTGCCTTGCCTTGGTTTTCTTTTACATCCCAAAAAGAGCCTTTTTCAGGGGTCAAAGATTCCGTACCCAAATTAGCATTTAGTAAAACCTACAAAGAAAACGATTCATTATTGATGAATGTAGGGATTAGTGCAAATCATGCCTTAATAGACGGCTATCATGTCGGGCAATTTGCAGAATTATTTCAAAAAAACCTTAACCTCCCATAATATATTATTATGGATTAATACTACCTAGTTATGAATATGAGTTTTAAAAATTTCCCCATGGTTTCCAAAGTTGTCTTTGGTCGCGGTAGTTTCACCCAATTAGGTGAAATCTTAGCCCCAGAACGTCTAAATGAAAGTGCCCCTTTCATATTTCTTGTTGACGACGTATTTGAACACAATGCATCCTTAATAGCCAAAATCCCCTTACTGTATAAGGATCAAATTATCTTCATATCATCTGAAGAAGAACCCAAAACAACACAAGTAGATAAATTGGTCGAAGACATCGTTTTAAACTCGAGTGTGTTGCCCTCAGGAATTATTGGAATAGGAGGGGGAACCCTTTTAGATTTAGCCAAAGCAGTTGCTTTGATGCTAACGAATGACGGATCGAGCCACGAGTATCAAGGCTGGGATTTGATAAAAAATAAAGGCATTTATCATGTTGGTGTTCCTACAATTTCAGGCACAGGTGCCGAAGTGTCAAGAACAACCATTTTGACAGGGCCCACTATGAAATTAGGAATCAATAGTGATTTTACACCCTTTGATCAAGTAATTTTAGACCCAGAACTTACGGAAGGTGTTTCTAAAGAACAATGGTTTTATACAGGAATGGATTGTTATATTCATTGTATAGAATCGCTTACAGGAGAGTATATCAACTCCTTTAGTAAAACTTATGGAGAAACAGCTTTAAGTCTTTGTAAAGAAGTCTTTTTAGAGACGTTGATCCAAGAAGAAAGTCAAGATAAATTGATGATGGCGTCTTGGCATGGTGGAATGAGCATTGCGTATTCGCAAGTGGGCGTTGCCCACGCCATGAGTTATGGCTTGTCTTTTTTATTAGGGACCAAGCATGGGATTGGAAATTGTATCGTATTTGATCACTTAGAAGAATTTTATCCAGAAGGGGTTGAATTGTTCAAAAAGATGAAAGCAAAGCATAATATCTCATTACCGCAAGGAATTTGCGCCAACCTCACAGACAAACAATTTGACATCATGATTGATGTCTCTTTGAGTCTTGAACCCTTATGGGAAAATGCCATCGGAAAAGATTGGAAAACCAAAATAACAAGATCCCGCTTAAAGGACCTTTATTCTAAAATGTAACATGCACAGGATATCAAAATTTATATACCATCGTTTATTAGGTTGGAAATCAACCGGTTTTAAAAATTTTGATTCTGTAAAAAAAGCAGTGCTTATTGCAGCACCCCATACGAGTTGGCATGACTTTTATATAGGGGTGCTTTTAAGATCATCCCTAAAGCTGGAAGCACATTTCGTAGGGAAGAATGCATTATTTAATCCTTTAACAGCTTGGTTTTTTAGAGCCCTTGGCGGGGCACCTGTACGCCGAAATGCAAATGAAAAACAAGTGGATGCTATTGCTAGACTGTTTGAAGATAGAGAGGTGTTTCGTATGTTGTTAGCTCCCGAAGGCACTCGTAAAAAGGTTGAGTCCTGGCGAACGGGATTTTACTTTATAGCCAAAACGGCAAAAGTCCCTGTAGTTATGTTGTCTTTTGATTTTGAAAATAAAGAGAATAAGTTCTCAGAACCTTTTTACCCCACCGATGATATGGAAGCAGATTTTAAGTTTATGCGTGCGTTTT from Formosa sp. Hel1_33_131 includes these protein-coding regions:
- a CDS encoding iron-containing alcohol dehydrogenase family protein, encoding MVSKVVFGRGSFTQLGEILAPERLNESAPFIFLVDDVFEHNASLIAKIPLLYKDQIIFISSEEEPKTTQVDKLVEDIVLNSSVLPSGIIGIGGGTLLDLAKAVALMLTNDGSSHEYQGWDLIKNKGIYHVGVPTISGTGAEVSRTTILTGPTMKLGINSDFTPFDQVILDPELTEGVSKEQWFYTGMDCYIHCIESLTGEYINSFSKTYGETALSLCKEVFLETLIQEESQDKLMMASWHGGMSIAYSQVGVAHAMSYGLSFLLGTKHGIGNCIVFDHLEEFYPEGVELFKKMKAKHNISLPQGICANLTDKQFDIMIDVSLSLEPLWENAIGKDWKTKITRSRLKDLYSKM
- a CDS encoding 1-acyl-sn-glycerol-3-phosphate acyltransferase; its protein translation is MHRISKFIYHRLLGWKSTGFKNFDSVKKAVLIAAPHTSWHDFYIGVLLRSSLKLEAHFVGKNALFNPLTAWFFRALGGAPVRRNANEKQVDAIARLFEDREVFRMLLAPEGTRKKVESWRTGFYFIAKTAKVPVVMLSFDFENKENKFSEPFYPTDDMEADFKFMRAFFEGVKGKIPEFS
- a CDS encoding CatA-like O-acetyltransferase, coding for MKKLDISAWNRKHHFNHFNALADPYFGVTIPFDVSKAYKKSKDTGSSFFAIYLHDCMKAINAVENFKYRIIDDEVFECDVIHASSTILRADKTFGFSYINFSENFEEFNTNLLKEKQRIDESSELYPPVYGLDCIHCSALPWFSFTSQKEPFSGVKDSVPKLAFSKTYKENDSLLMNVGISANHALIDGYHVGQFAELFQKNLNLP
- a CDS encoding DUF3822 family protein, which gives rise to METGQKIILKNNNISDSIYELSIQVNLNGLSFFVLNLMDSKIEFLESVNFDKKQTPQALLDQLTHSFNSLEELQKQFGKVTVIHDNELATLVPKPLFDETNLVDYLKFNTKILKTDFITYDPLKIADIVVVYVPLVNINNFIFERFGSFEYKHSATITLNRVLTLEKNSKSLKMYLNIETSHFEIIVVENNHLKFYNRFEYSTKEDFIYYLLFTAEQLQLNPEEFPAILMGSVDENDDLYQIAYKYVRHVSLLHEDAMLYSNDASSKHFTLLNSL
- a CDS encoding RsmD family RNA methyltransferase — encoded protein: MRIISGIFKARRIMAPKKLPVRPTTDMAKEALFNILNHRYHFHDISVLDLFSGTGNISYEFASRGTESIVAVDQNFHCTKFISQTSEEFEMPIQVVKAEVFGFLEKTKQPQTIIFADPPYELEHEKFLKIVELVFQNELLEEDGVLIVEHSKQTDLSSAPQFSEVKGYGGNRFSFFEN
- the kdsB gene encoding 3-deoxy-manno-octulosonate cytidylyltransferase; protein product: MKIIAMIPARYDSSRFPGKLMQNLGGKSVILRTYEATMETNLFSDVYVVTDSEIISQEIKSHGGKVFMSQKIHESGSDRIAEAAEAIDCDIVVNVQGDEPFTDKESLIKVLDEFENDSENEIDLASLMIHITDAEEILNRNSVKVIVDQRNFALYFSRSPIPYSRDKTVDTKYFKHKGVYAFRKQALLDFTKLPMKMLEASEKIECIRYLEFGKKIKMVETDIHGIEIDTPEDLINANKHWKTN
- a CDS encoding ATP-dependent DNA helicase, which codes for MDKNDFYKLLKTSFPFTPTVKQNIGLQQLSNFVFSTVANELFVLKGYAGTGKTTIIGVLVKNLWEVQKNAVLLAPTGRAAKVISNYSQKEAFTIHKKIYVPRSEKNGKISFVLAPNKHKKTIFIVDEASMISDISNQAKLFGTGSLLDDLIQYVYSGFQCKLLLIGDTAQLPPVKLDLSPALNESNLELNYNKEVLRLELDEVVRQGEDSGILFNATHLREAISNSYFDSFEFNLKGFKDIVRLNDGYEIMDAINDAYSNLGNEETALIVRSNKRANLYNEQIRSRILFNENELTAGDFLMIVKNNYFWLKPTSAAGFIANGDIIEVLEVFSVKELYGFRFAEVKIRMVDYPKMRPFETVLMLDTITLETPSLPYEESNKLYQEILKDFEDEPSSYKKFLGVKKSKYLNSLQVKFSYAITCHKSQGGQWNTVFVEQPYLPNGIDRDYLRWLYTAMTRAKEKLYLIGFQDDYFED